DNA sequence from the Thermococcus gammatolerans EJ3 genome:
CCGAGGTCGAAGGGCACTGGTGGGTTCCTCTTCTGCTGTTTTACTTCAACTTTCTCAACGAAGGCCGGCCCCTTCTTGGCCTCGCTGACTATTCTCTTCGCCTCTTCCTCGTCCCATATCTTGTCCTTCTCGTAGGTCGCCGTGTACTGGCTGTTGTTTTTCTCAAGAATCATCTTGATGACCCAGTAGGGCTTCGGCTTGAAGTTCTGGATTTCCTTCTCGCGCTCGACTAGGAACTTTAGGGTTGGCCCCTGAACCCTGCCAGTGGAGAGAACCATCCACTTCCCGCTGGCGCGCTTTATTGCGGATGTTAAGGCCCTTGAAAGGTTCACGCCCCAGTACCAGTCGAGGACGTGGCGCGCTATTCCGGCATCGGCCATCCCGAAGTTTATCGTCGGCTCGAGGTTGTACCAGGCTTTGAGGAGGTCTTTTTTCGTTAAAGCGGAGAACTTCATGCGCTTGGCCTTTGATGGGTCAACACCGCAGGCGTATTTCAGAGCTGTATAACCGATGACCTCGCCCTCGGTGTCGTAGTCGCAGGCGACTATGAACTCGTCGGCGCGCTTGGCGAGTGTTGCCAAAGCCTTGATGTAATCTTTCGCATAGTTCTTGCCCTTTTCGGCGACGTAGACCGGCACCCATTCGATGTCAAAGACAGGGTAGCCGTAGGTTTTGGTTTTCGGGGCGAGGGAGAAGAGATGGCCGACGGCAGGGGCGACGATTACCTTCTTCCCGTCGCGGGTGAACTCGTAGTAACTCACCTTTCCTATCGTCTTCCTGACGGGCTTGCCCTCAGCCAAGGCGTAGGCGATTTTTCTCGCGACGTTGGGCTTTTCGGCTATGATGAGCGTGACCATGAGGCATCCTGAGTGTGTGGGATCGGGGATATAAAAATCCTACTGACACCCGGTTTAGGTTTTTCATGTGTGAAACGAAACGTCCCGAGGTCAGGGATGAGAGACTCCAACAAAACCGCCTGTTTTAAAGTGTACGGAATTGCATGGCCTCTTGAATAGTTAACATTTTGATCAAACTTTTTGCCAGAAAAGTTTCTGTGGTGCCGGGGCGGGGCTTTGAACCCCGGACCTCTCGGTTTCTCAGGCTCCCCCGAAGGGGAGCGGCCCTATGAGCCGAGCGCTCTGACCAGGCTAAGCTACCCCGGCACGGCCCGAGCGCTCGACCTATACCTTTCGGAAGAGCTTTTTAAATCTTTCGATGCCTTAAAGCTTGAAAATGCCGAGGAGCCAGATGCCTATCGCGATGAGCAAAAGCCCAGCGATAACCGAAAGCTCCGCCGAATGCCTCACCATCGCCCTCGAGAACTCCTTGCTCTCCCTCAAGCTCCCCATCGCGAACAGTATCGTGAGCAGGGGGAGGACGAATATCAGGTTGTAGAGGGCGAGGAGGAGAAATACCATCGCGGTCGATGATCTAGCTATAACGGCCGCGTAGACGAGGTAGGGGCCGGCGGAGCACGGGAGGAGGGTCGTGGAAACACTGATCCCCAGTATAAGCGCCCCTATGACGGTCGTATCTGTGGAGAACATCTTCCTGCGAAGGGCCCTCTTGTCACCGGTCCTCGAGCGCTCTGCTATCCCAGTTGCTATGGTGTAGATGCCAAAGGCTATCGCAAAGTAGCCGGCCCACCTGAGGGGAATCCTGCCGGCTATGAACGTCAGGCCCAGCCCAAGGGTGTAGTACGAGATGTAGACGGCGATGACAAAGGATAGGCCGACGAGGTAGAGCCTCCTCTTATCCACGCCCTTCACCGAGAGCGCGATGAGGAAGAGGGTGTACACCGCGAAGGTGCACGGATTGACGGAATCGGTCAGAGCCAGAGAAAGGAACTGCGGTATAAAGTATGCCATGCCTATCAGGGAAAGAACGACAGCACTTATCCCGAAGGACAGCACGATTATCAGGAGCAGGTACTTGAACTCCCCCCTGCGCAGGATTTCCGCCGGCATGATACCAGCTAAGGAAGGGCCGATATTAGGTTTTCCTAAACCGATGGTTCTCAACCTCAGGAGTTTGAACGCTAGCATCTTCAACCTAAGGTTTAGGAAACCCATAAAATCCGGCCGGCTGAGACTCAAGCGGTGGGAGCATGATCATCTCAAAACCCTGCGTCACGATGAAGGGCGTCGTCATTGGGGCCTACTCGTGGGAGAGGAGGATAAAGCTCGACCTGAAGAAAACGGCCGAGTGTTTGAAGGAGAGGGGCTACGCCGTCAAGAAGCTCCTGCCCGGGATGATGCTCATCGTTGAGATGGAGGGCTATGAGGTGAGCGTTTACCCGAGCGGGAAGATAATTGTCAAGCTCTTAGAGGACGCCAAAAAGGGTGAGGAAATCGCGAGGATTGTTTACGACTGCGCTGGAGTTCTGGAGGTGGTAGCGTGAGGATTCCCGAAGATGTAAGAAAGGACATCCCGCTGACGAGCGAGGTGATTTATTTCGACAACACGGCCACTTCGCTCACGCCCAAACCTGTTGTGGA
Encoded proteins:
- a CDS encoding cytochrome c biogenesis CcdA family protein produces the protein MPAEILRRGEFKYLLLIIVLSFGISAVVLSLIGMAYFIPQFLSLALTDSVNPCTFAVYTLFLIALSVKGVDKRRLYLVGLSFVIAVYISYYTLGLGLTFIAGRIPLRWAGYFAIAFGIYTIATGIAERSRTGDKRALRRKMFSTDTTVIGALILGISVSTTLLPCSAGPYLVYAAVIARSSTAMVFLLLALYNLIFVLPLLTILFAMGSLRESKEFSRAMVRHSAELSVIAGLLLIAIGIWLLGIFKL